The Peribacillus simplex genome contains a region encoding:
- a CDS encoding PaaI family thioesterase, whose translation MEENVLKAIQDDYPDEFAWCYGCGRLNNDGHHFRTGWQGEQTRTIYTPRPEHIAIPGFVYGGLIASLIDCHGTGSAAIALHRKNGHEVGEGVEPPRFVTASLKVDFVKPTPNDVPLIAVGTVHEIHPKKWKIETEVFAIDKLCARGEVIAVVMPSTFTSKE comes from the coding sequence ATGGAGGAGAATGTTCTAAAAGCGATTCAAGATGATTATCCAGATGAATTTGCATGGTGTTATGGATGTGGCCGCTTAAACAATGATGGTCATCATTTTCGAACGGGTTGGCAAGGCGAGCAAACAAGGACAATTTATACACCACGACCAGAGCATATCGCAATTCCAGGATTTGTTTATGGCGGCTTGATTGCATCTTTAATTGATTGTCATGGAACAGGTTCCGCTGCTATTGCATTGCATCGTAAAAATGGTCATGAAGTTGGAGAGGGAGTGGAGCCTCCAAGGTTCGTGACAGCTTCACTGAAAGTGGATTTCGTAAAGCCAACCCCAAATGATGTGCCATTAATTGCCGTTGGGACGGTTCATGAAATACATCCTAAGAAGTGGAAAATCGAAACAGAGGTTTTTGCCATCGATAAACTTTGCGCCCGTGGAGAGGTAATCGCTGTTGTGATGCCAAGTACTTTTACAAGCAAAGAGTGA
- a CDS encoding LytTR family DNA-binding domain-containing protein: protein MKINVEIDEEVQAIEVLIRNHEWNEEVQELMERLKERKRPYFVGRKGEMQHVFRAEEIICLFTEQDSIMVRTKQGTFEMKERLYELEMDLPGNQFVRLSKSVIANLDELSRFEASFNGTLCVYFRSGEKEYVSRHYVQGIKKAFQ, encoded by the coding sequence ATGAAAATAAACGTAGAGATAGATGAGGAGGTCCAAGCGATAGAGGTGCTTATCCGCAATCATGAATGGAATGAGGAAGTGCAGGAACTGATGGAGCGCTTGAAGGAGAGGAAAAGACCGTATTTTGTCGGCAGGAAAGGAGAAATGCAGCATGTATTCCGGGCAGAAGAAATTATCTGTTTGTTCACAGAGCAAGATTCCATAATGGTGCGGACAAAACAGGGTACTTTCGAAATGAAAGAAAGGTTATATGAACTGGAAATGGACCTTCCCGGTAATCAATTCGTGCGATTGTCCAAGTCAGTGATTGCCAATTTGGATGAGTTAAGCAGATTCGAGGCGTCTTTCAACGGGACCTTATGTGTGTACTTCCGATCAGGGGAAAAAGAATATGTTTCCCGCCACTATGTTCAAGGAATCAAGAAAGCATTTCAATGA
- a CDS encoding DUF3021 domain-containing protein, with product MKTLLFCSFVGICFGALVMVLTCFGVIAFGEAASLDSGIFLKNAMGCILCGWFFSTATLFFENERWSLLSQTILHFLTVSILYFLLSFFVGWIPFSLKGFAIGIGIFIPFYIIIWTIFYLYFRFQMKILNDGLDKRRN from the coding sequence ATGAAAACACTATTATTCTGCAGCTTTGTTGGGATTTGCTTTGGGGCACTCGTGATGGTGCTGACATGTTTTGGGGTGATCGCTTTTGGGGAGGCTGCTTCATTGGACAGTGGAATATTTTTAAAAAACGCGATGGGCTGCATATTATGCGGCTGGTTCTTCAGCACGGCAACACTCTTCTTTGAAAATGAAAGATGGAGTTTGTTATCTCAAACCATTCTGCACTTCCTGACTGTCAGCATTCTTTACTTCCTATTATCCTTCTTTGTTGGTTGGATTCCATTCAGCTTAAAAGGATTTGCTATAGGAATTGGGATTTTCATACCATTCTATATAATCATTTGGACCATATTCTATCTCTACTTTCGCTTCCAAATGAAAATATTGAATGATGGACTTGATAAGAGAAGGAATTGA
- a CDS encoding Na+/H+ antiporter — translation MSFLITLLGLLVSTIIATILNAIWTRIPLPIYQISMGAVLSLLPFQLSLDFHSELFMICVIAPLLFTEGKNTSRKEMLELRKPILLLAFGLVFVTVFAGGFFIHWLIPDMPMAVAFALAATITPTDAVAVQSITKGLKLPGNMMPILEGESLFNDAAGIVAFKVALAAALTGVFSIKDASLNFIFVALGGIFIGILLGYLIVKLRLFLRVHGLEEISMSTVIELITPFAIYMVAEEFHVSGILAVVAAGVIHGIERDRLQSSTTKLQIVSTNTWSVLGYVLNGLVFALLGFMLPSVYQEIESDLNRGNLFGISVLIVLLLLVIRFIWVYILHDTFTKNRVNPLEQFIMSRVHPEDGEDNDDGNVSRSRFAFLTSVSGIHGTITLATALSIPYFMPDDSLFPMRNTVLFIAACVILLSVILATVLLPLLVKTPIEFKDERLTPDEAYKIVLNKTIDQLSKEATIDNQKAVHQVMEDLNEQLIDLERGITNRPDNRTIRDLVELGANKELEVVSGLVEKGTISETAFELYKVYISRTLNYMQKSSLKRAWVNLQAILFKKKINVKWDKKWEAKLEDSIVKNADLIRDFRKAQKEASKEAISLIKQQTAPENRHEVMLVIQRYNRYLNPFGTLSEKEANRFKEMVSHFQLNAMQIERDIIQQMVEDEQISMQTATELRQHLIYDEMLMIESR, via the coding sequence ATGTCATTTTTAATCACATTGCTCGGATTATTGGTTTCCACGATAATCGCTACAATATTAAATGCCATATGGACTCGTATTCCACTACCGATATATCAGATATCCATGGGAGCAGTGCTTTCATTATTGCCATTTCAATTATCGTTGGATTTTCATTCAGAACTATTCATGATCTGTGTCATTGCTCCGCTGCTCTTTACAGAAGGAAAAAATACGTCCCGTAAAGAAATGCTTGAATTGCGTAAGCCTATTCTGTTATTGGCCTTTGGGTTAGTATTCGTGACCGTTTTTGCAGGAGGGTTTTTCATCCACTGGTTAATACCCGATATGCCGATGGCTGTCGCTTTTGCTTTAGCAGCCACGATTACCCCTACGGATGCCGTAGCAGTACAATCGATTACAAAAGGGTTGAAATTGCCCGGAAATATGATGCCCATCCTTGAAGGTGAATCACTTTTCAATGATGCTGCTGGAATCGTTGCTTTTAAAGTGGCCCTGGCAGCTGCCTTAACTGGAGTGTTTTCTATAAAAGATGCTTCGCTTAATTTTATATTTGTAGCTTTGGGCGGTATTTTTATAGGTATCCTATTGGGCTATTTAATCGTTAAATTACGATTATTTTTACGGGTTCATGGACTTGAAGAAATCTCCATGTCCACTGTCATTGAACTGATTACGCCTTTTGCCATATATATGGTAGCTGAAGAATTCCATGTATCCGGAATCTTGGCAGTGGTTGCTGCAGGTGTAATTCATGGCATCGAGCGGGACCGCCTTCAGAGTTCCACAACTAAATTGCAAATTGTATCAACTAATACATGGTCTGTATTAGGTTATGTTTTGAATGGACTTGTATTTGCTTTATTAGGATTCATGTTGCCGAGTGTTTATCAGGAGATTGAGTCCGACTTAAATAGGGGTAATCTTTTTGGGATAAGTGTTTTGATCGTTCTTTTATTATTGGTGATCCGTTTTATTTGGGTATACATCTTGCATGATACTTTTACGAAAAACAGAGTGAATCCATTAGAGCAATTCATCATGTCAAGGGTTCATCCAGAAGATGGCGAAGACAACGATGATGGGAATGTTTCAAGATCACGATTTGCATTTTTGACATCCGTTAGCGGCATTCATGGCACCATTACATTGGCTACAGCTTTATCCATACCATATTTCATGCCGGATGACTCTTTATTCCCGATGCGTAATACAGTCTTGTTTATCGCAGCTTGCGTCATATTGTTAAGCGTCATATTGGCTACGGTACTCTTGCCATTACTGGTAAAGACACCGATTGAATTCAAAGATGAACGCCTAACCCCTGATGAGGCTTATAAAATTGTTTTAAATAAAACGATCGATCAGTTGAGCAAAGAAGCAACCATCGATAATCAGAAAGCAGTCCATCAAGTGATGGAAGATTTAAATGAACAACTGATAGATTTGGAGCGGGGAATAACGAATAGACCGGATAATCGGACAATACGTGATTTAGTGGAGCTAGGTGCCAACAAGGAATTGGAGGTCGTTTCTGGATTAGTCGAAAAAGGGACTATATCGGAAACAGCCTTTGAACTTTATAAAGTATATATTTCAAGAACCTTGAATTATATGCAAAAATCTTCGCTGAAAAGGGCTTGGGTCAATCTGCAGGCGATTCTTTTCAAGAAAAAGATCAATGTCAAATGGGATAAGAAATGGGAAGCGAAATTAGAGGACTCCATCGTTAAAAATGCTGACCTGATCCGGGATTTCCGTAAAGCACAAAAAGAAGCTTCAAAGGAAGCTATTTCATTGATCAAACAACAAACTGCACCTGAAAACCGTCATGAAGTCATGCTTGTCATTCAAAGATATAATCGTTATTTGAATCCATTCGGAACATTAAGTGAAAAAGAAGCAAATCGCTTTAAAGAGATGGTGAGTCATTTTCAGTTGAATGCGATGCAAATCGAACGTGATATCATTCAGCAAATGGTTGAAGATGAGCAAATATCCATGCAAACAGCCACTGAGCTTAGACAACACTTAATCTATGATGAAATGTTAATGATAGAAAGCCGATAA
- a CDS encoding spore germination protein encodes MIRNVGKLLRKKKEKKSLVQNDYLDSKPADSLDANFSQNVETLRSVYDNCSDVMFRSFLLFGKTRAVLIYIAGLSDIEAIEQYVLSPLMQESSKEPQPLNEFIEHKMPVPKVVKVNMLADCIESISSGNPILLYEGESYGFSLGLSKWEKRAIEEPVAEGGVRGSREGFIESLEVNTSQLRRIIKSPALKIQSMKIGTLTRTNVSIAYIDGLADKTLIEEITTRLERIKIDGILESEYIEEMIEDNPYSPFPQIMSTERPDVACASLLEGRAVILVEGTPFTLIAPISFFSLIQSQEDYAQRFMAGTFIRWLRYFFMGLSLLLPSLYVAILTFHHEAVPTALLLSVAASRESVPFPAIVEALAMEITFEALREAGVRLPKQVGSAVSIVGALVIGQASVQAGLVSAPMVIVVAITGIASFMMPRYIAGIAFRMLRFPMMLLAGTLGLLGIMMGIIAIVIHLCSLRSFGVPYLTPLAPLKGQELKDVLWRAPWWKMDSRPRLTGDSNVYRQAPEQRPNPKRGSETE; translated from the coding sequence TTGATTCGTAATGTTGGCAAATTGTTAAGAAAAAAGAAAGAAAAAAAATCCCTGGTACAAAATGATTACCTAGATTCCAAGCCTGCAGATTCACTTGATGCGAATTTCAGTCAAAATGTAGAAACACTTCGTTCTGTTTATGATAATTGCTCGGATGTCATGTTCCGCTCGTTCTTACTTTTCGGAAAGACGCGGGCGGTGCTCATTTACATTGCGGGACTCTCAGACATCGAGGCGATAGAGCAATATGTGCTATCTCCACTCATGCAAGAGTCATCAAAAGAACCACAACCATTAAATGAGTTTATTGAACATAAAATGCCCGTTCCTAAAGTGGTAAAAGTGAATATGTTGGCGGATTGCATTGAATCGATTTCCTCTGGAAACCCGATCCTCCTATATGAAGGGGAAAGCTATGGATTTTCTCTAGGATTGTCCAAGTGGGAAAAGCGGGCGATTGAAGAACCTGTGGCAGAGGGGGGAGTTAGGGGGTCACGAGAGGGATTTATTGAATCTCTAGAAGTAAATACGTCACAATTGCGACGTATTATCAAAAGCCCTGCCCTTAAAATACAATCGATGAAGATTGGAACTCTTACCAGGACGAATGTTTCAATTGCTTATATTGATGGACTTGCGGATAAAACACTGATTGAAGAGATTACAACTCGGTTGGAACGAATTAAAATAGACGGTATTTTAGAAAGCGAGTACATCGAGGAAATGATCGAGGACAATCCGTATTCACCGTTCCCTCAGATCATGTCGACAGAACGGCCGGATGTAGCCTGTGCCAGCTTGCTGGAGGGACGAGCTGTCATTCTTGTAGAAGGAACCCCTTTTACTTTAATTGCACCAATATCCTTCTTTTCTTTGATTCAATCACAAGAGGATTATGCTCAACGTTTTATGGCAGGCACTTTTATCCGTTGGTTACGATATTTTTTTATGGGATTATCCCTTTTGCTTCCTTCCCTTTATGTTGCTATTTTAACGTTCCATCATGAGGCGGTCCCAACCGCACTCCTGCTAAGCGTAGCAGCATCCCGGGAATCGGTCCCTTTTCCTGCAATAGTAGAAGCATTGGCTATGGAAATTACGTTTGAAGCACTAAGAGAGGCAGGGGTTCGCTTGCCGAAGCAGGTAGGTTCTGCCGTCAGCATTGTTGGAGCGCTAGTGATTGGTCAAGCTTCCGTACAAGCGGGCTTGGTTTCAGCGCCAATGGTCATTGTGGTTGCAATTACGGGAATCGCTTCTTTTATGATGCCTCGTTATATTGCCGGAATTGCTTTCCGGATGCTGCGTTTTCCAATGATGCTGCTTGCCGGTACATTAGGACTGCTAGGCATCATGATGGGGATCATTGCCATAGTCATTCACTTATGCAGCTTGCGTTCCTTTGGCGTTCCTTACTTAACGCCACTGGCACCGTTAAAAGGTCAAGAGCTGAAAGATGTGCTGTGGAGGGCTCCTTGGTGGAAGATGGATTCACGTCCGCGTCTCACAGGGGATTCTAATGTATACCGTCAAGCCCCGGAACAGAGACCAAATCCAAAAAGGGGGAGTGAAACGGAGTGA
- a CDS encoding Ger(x)C family spore germination protein codes for MKSVLLLLVICGTTPFLSGCWDRIEITDLAIVTAAAIDKKGNDQIELSVQVFIPSSISSGGGQGGSSQGGSGVTTMVRHAKGSNISDALSKLQSKLPRKVFWGHCKVFVFGEKLAKEGIQEQLDFLLRHPQPREKANVYVSKGEAKPILESLPPLENYSGEVLRELSDLHIGMQVTLQDLDEMLTGMPQAAALPFVKILPPGKGQEKLQGIPYIFGTAVFKKDKMTGTMTEKETRGLLWLRDEVESYTVTIKPKGEKGEISLSPVSAKVKIIPQIINGEWKMLVKINTDGAVIQNGTNLNLSNPKSLKAAERAYQKDIEKRIEMAFLHTQHKKADILGLGKDFYRKYPKQFNKVDNHWDKIFAEMEVEVDVAAHIRRQGYINKPAGLSEKEVKDK; via the coding sequence ATGAAAAGCGTCCTTCTTTTACTCGTTATTTGTGGAACGACCCCTTTTCTAAGCGGTTGTTGGGATCGAATAGAAATCACTGACTTGGCGATTGTCACAGCAGCCGCCATCGATAAGAAGGGTAATGATCAAATCGAACTATCCGTCCAAGTCTTTATTCCAAGTTCAATAAGCAGTGGAGGAGGTCAAGGAGGGAGCAGTCAAGGGGGGAGTGGGGTTACGACAATGGTGAGACATGCAAAAGGCTCCAATATTTCAGATGCATTGTCTAAGCTTCAAAGCAAGCTTCCGCGAAAAGTATTTTGGGGACATTGTAAAGTATTTGTATTCGGTGAAAAGTTAGCGAAGGAAGGAATTCAAGAGCAGCTGGATTTTTTGCTGCGCCATCCGCAGCCAAGAGAGAAAGCAAATGTGTATGTCAGCAAAGGGGAAGCAAAGCCTATCCTTGAATCTTTGCCACCGTTGGAAAACTATTCAGGGGAAGTGCTTAGAGAACTATCTGATTTACATATTGGGATGCAGGTCACACTACAGGATTTAGATGAAATGTTAACAGGTATGCCTCAAGCTGCCGCACTTCCATTCGTTAAAATATTGCCTCCGGGGAAAGGGCAAGAGAAATTGCAGGGAATTCCTTACATTTTCGGAACAGCCGTGTTCAAAAAAGATAAAATGACTGGAACGATGACTGAAAAGGAAACTAGAGGGCTATTGTGGTTAAGGGATGAAGTGGAATCATATACCGTGACCATAAAACCCAAAGGAGAGAAAGGGGAGATATCTTTAAGTCCAGTGTCAGCCAAAGTCAAGATCATTCCGCAAATCATCAACGGTGAATGGAAAATGTTGGTGAAGATAAATACAGACGGAGCTGTTATACAAAATGGAACGAATTTAAACCTTTCAAATCCTAAGTCTCTAAAAGCTGCAGAACGAGCATATCAAAAAGATATAGAAAAACGCATCGAGATGGCTTTTCTGCATACTCAGCATAAGAAAGCGGACATTTTAGGGTTGGGTAAAGATTTCTATAGGAAATATCCTAAACAGTTTAATAAGGTAGATAACCATTGGGATAAGATATTCGCGGAAATGGAAGTGGAAGTTGATGTTGCGGCCCATATTCGAAGACAGGGCTATATAAACAAACCGGCGGGTTTGTCTGAGAAAGAGGTGAAGGACAAGTGA
- a CDS encoding GerAB/ArcD/ProY family transporter has protein sequence MEKGKISSLQMAFMMYPTIVATAIIGVPGITAKYAKTDLWLSPIFAALIGYLTVYIAYKLHQLYPKQTVIQFTEKIIGRTPGKIFGFLLLFFYIQNTGLIVRGYAEFIVGSFLVRTPISVIMASMVLLCAFIVRGGIEVLGRAAELFVPVFIFPIFILIILVSPDLEFKNIFPVLADGMMPPIKGAIVPGGWFSEYFLIIFLLPFLTNMKKGMKSSMMSVSVVMMTLIVVNLTVLFVLGSTTSTKLYPLMNVSRYISLADFFEHVESAAMAVWIVGAFVKISVFYYVSALGTAQWLNLSDYRPIVWPIGILIVIFSFWSLPSSVDVSRNDINVFPLQGILMQTIIPLLLLVIAVVRKRNRKGTETS, from the coding sequence ATGGAGAAAGGGAAAATTTCATCTCTGCAGATGGCATTCATGATGTATCCGACGATTGTGGCAACGGCTATTATCGGGGTTCCCGGCATCACAGCGAAATATGCCAAAACTGATTTATGGCTGTCCCCCATTTTTGCTGCGCTCATAGGGTATTTGACGGTGTATATCGCTTATAAACTGCACCAACTTTATCCAAAACAAACGGTGATCCAATTCACTGAAAAGATCATTGGGCGGACTCCGGGGAAAATCTTCGGTTTTTTACTCTTGTTTTTTTATATCCAGAATACAGGGCTAATCGTTAGAGGTTACGCAGAATTTATTGTCGGCTCTTTTCTGGTACGTACCCCAATTAGTGTGATCATGGCATCGATGGTGCTTCTGTGTGCGTTCATCGTACGCGGGGGAATAGAAGTTTTGGGGCGAGCTGCTGAATTGTTTGTACCTGTTTTCATTTTTCCAATCTTTATCTTAATCATTTTGGTGAGTCCTGATCTTGAATTCAAGAATATATTCCCGGTATTGGCGGATGGAATGATGCCTCCAATTAAGGGTGCGATTGTACCGGGGGGATGGTTCAGCGAGTATTTCCTGATCATTTTTCTTCTTCCTTTTTTGACAAATATGAAAAAAGGGATGAAATCCAGTATGATGTCTGTGTCTGTCGTGATGATGACGTTAATTGTGGTGAATCTGACGGTTCTTTTTGTACTTGGGTCAACAACATCCACAAAGCTTTACCCCTTGATGAATGTATCTCGATACATCAGTTTGGCCGACTTTTTTGAACATGTAGAATCCGCCGCCATGGCGGTATGGATAGTGGGGGCGTTTGTGAAAATTTCCGTTTTTTATTATGTATCTGCTTTAGGTACAGCGCAGTGGCTGAATCTCTCCGACTACCGACCTATTGTATGGCCGATAGGGATTTTGATTGTCATATTCAGTTTTTGGTCGTTGCCAAGCTCTGTGGATGTCAGTCGTAATGATATCAACGTCTTCCCACTACAAGGAATTTTGATGCAAACGATTATTCCCCTGTTATTGTTGGTGATTGCTGTTGTAAGGAAAAGAAATCGTAAAGGAACCGAAACCAGCTGA